A single region of the Rhodococcus sp. W8901 genome encodes:
- a CDS encoding carbohydrate ABC transporter permease — protein sequence MTALEEHVVAPSLPTEIVAPAARAQRRRERALTSLGYAAMVCALVMVALPLFWIVMTSFKERPDIYTQPVTWWPSTFHPENYREALTSVPFTTFLRNSVIITTALAAIKFVLGVLSAYGLVFLRFPGKNFVFLAIIAALMVPNQITVISNYALVAEWGWRNTFQGIIVPLAGVAFGTFLMRNHFLSIPSEIIEAARMDGAGHIRLLWRVVLPVSGPTMVAFAIITVVNEWNEYLWPFLMSDDASVAPLPIGLTQLQNNDGLTNWGPVMAATVLAMLPILVIFLLLQRHMIKGLTSGAVKG from the coding sequence GTGACCGCGCTCGAGGAGCATGTGGTCGCCCCGTCGCTGCCGACGGAGATCGTCGCCCCGGCCGCGCGGGCACAGCGTCGTCGCGAACGCGCGCTGACCTCCCTCGGGTACGCGGCGATGGTGTGTGCACTCGTCATGGTGGCGCTGCCACTGTTCTGGATCGTCATGACGTCGTTCAAGGAACGGCCGGACATCTACACCCAGCCGGTCACGTGGTGGCCCAGCACGTTCCATCCCGAGAACTACCGGGAGGCGCTCACGTCGGTGCCGTTCACGACGTTCCTGCGCAACTCGGTGATCATCACGACCGCGCTGGCGGCGATCAAGTTCGTGCTCGGTGTCCTCAGCGCGTACGGGCTGGTGTTCCTGCGGTTCCCGGGTAAGAACTTCGTGTTCCTGGCGATCATCGCGGCGCTCATGGTGCCCAACCAGATCACGGTGATCTCGAACTACGCGCTGGTCGCGGAGTGGGGGTGGCGGAACACCTTCCAGGGCATCATCGTTCCCCTCGCCGGCGTCGCCTTCGGGACGTTCCTGATGCGCAACCACTTCCTGTCGATTCCGTCGGAGATCATCGAGGCGGCGCGGATGGACGGCGCGGGGCACATCCGGTTGCTGTGGCGGGTGGTGCTGCCGGTGTCGGGGCCGACGATGGTCGCGTTCGCGATCATCACCGTCGTCAACGAGTGGAACGAGTATCTCTGGCCGTTCCTCATGTCCGACGACGCCTCGGTCGCCCCGCTGCCGATCGGGCTGACCCAGCTGCAGAACAACGACGGGCTCACCAACTGGGGACCGGTCATGGCCGCCACCGTGCTGGCCATGCTGCCGATCCTCGTGATCTTCCTTCTGCTGCAACGACACATGATCAAGGGCCTCACCTCCGGTGCGGTCAAGGGCTGA
- a CDS encoding PaaI family thioesterase, whose translation MTATADDLHTRKPAPERVDRLNLFMGVGAREIRPGHLVLAQEVGARFHDHRGQTILGSVGVLADACPGGALGNSMPSDAGMVLSQISATLATPMPAHGMVVSTGDVVNLDVDAGIGLAAGAMRDGDGNTVAVLQSRGVFVTRPRANADAVLSGERLPVPASEPCAAPDELAGRAGLDIVDGIASERIARGPLAGLLDVRLTDVERGSLTATFAPRDWMSNYLGSIQGGILITAADLVNGLVAQTLTAIDQQYRILDLRIDFVRSPATDGPDIRAEAEVVRAGRRLALIESRLVDDSGHVLIRAAASAQLL comes from the coding sequence ATGACCGCGACAGCCGACGACCTCCACACCCGCAAGCCCGCCCCCGAGCGGGTCGACCGGCTCAACCTGTTCATGGGAGTCGGGGCGCGGGAGATCCGGCCCGGGCATCTCGTGCTTGCCCAGGAAGTCGGCGCCCGCTTTCACGACCACCGCGGGCAGACGATTCTCGGCTCGGTCGGTGTGCTCGCCGACGCCTGCCCCGGCGGCGCGCTGGGCAACTCGATGCCCTCCGACGCCGGCATGGTGCTCTCGCAGATCTCCGCGACGCTGGCCACGCCGATGCCGGCCCACGGAATGGTCGTCTCGACCGGTGACGTCGTCAACCTCGACGTCGACGCCGGCATCGGACTCGCGGCCGGCGCCATGCGCGACGGCGACGGCAACACCGTCGCCGTCCTGCAGTCGCGCGGCGTCTTCGTCACGCGCCCCCGCGCGAACGCCGACGCGGTGCTGAGCGGCGAACGCCTCCCCGTGCCCGCATCCGAGCCGTGCGCGGCACCGGACGAACTGGCCGGACGTGCCGGCCTGGACATCGTCGACGGCATCGCATCGGAGCGGATCGCGCGCGGCCCCCTCGCCGGGCTGCTCGACGTCCGCCTCACCGATGTCGAGCGGGGCAGCCTCACCGCGACGTTCGCGCCGCGGGACTGGATGAGCAACTACCTGGGTTCGATCCAGGGCGGCATCCTGATCACCGCGGCCGACCTGGTCAACGGCCTTGTCGCCCAGACTCTCACCGCGATCGACCAGCAGTACCGGATCCTGGACCTGCGCATCGACTTCGTCCGCTCCCCCGCCACCGACGGCCCCGACATCCGGGCCGAGGCGGAGGTAGTCCGCGCCGGGCGACGGCTGGCGCTCATCGAGTCCCGGCTGGTCGACGACTCGGGCCACGTCCTGATCCGGGCCGCCGCGAGCGCGCAGCTGCTGTAA
- a CDS encoding carbohydrate ABC transporter permease codes for MTSSPERTLPQPPGRGLLGRPWRDYALFAVLVGPNLVLLAVFTYRPLMDNIRLSFFDWNISDPVATFIGFENYREWWSRDDTWQIVTNTVVFTLATVVGSMVLGLALALLLDRKLLGRNLVRSAIFAPFVISGAAIGVAFQFVFDPNFGLVQDLLHRIGFTSVPDFYQEPGWALFMVTVTYMWKNLGYTFVIYLAALQGLRPELSEAAEIDGASGWTRFRRVLLPQLRPTTFFLSITVMLNSLQVFDIINVMTRGGPLGTGTTTMVYQVYNESFRNFRAGYGATVATVMFLVLLAVTVYQVRVMDRGERS; via the coding sequence GTGACATCGAGTCCGGAGAGAACCCTGCCGCAGCCACCGGGCCGCGGACTGCTCGGCCGCCCGTGGCGTGACTACGCACTCTTCGCGGTCCTGGTGGGACCCAACCTGGTGCTGCTGGCGGTGTTCACGTACCGGCCACTGATGGACAACATCCGGCTCTCGTTCTTCGACTGGAACATCTCGGATCCGGTGGCGACCTTCATCGGGTTCGAGAACTACCGGGAATGGTGGAGCCGCGACGACACCTGGCAGATCGTCACCAACACGGTCGTGTTCACCCTGGCGACGGTGGTCGGATCGATGGTGCTCGGCCTGGCGCTGGCGCTGCTGCTCGACCGCAAGCTCTTGGGGCGCAACCTGGTTCGCTCGGCGATCTTCGCGCCGTTCGTGATCTCGGGTGCCGCGATCGGCGTCGCGTTCCAGTTCGTGTTCGATCCCAACTTCGGCCTCGTCCAGGACCTGCTGCACCGCATCGGGTTCACCTCGGTGCCGGACTTCTACCAGGAGCCCGGCTGGGCGCTGTTCATGGTGACGGTCACGTACATGTGGAAGAACCTCGGCTACACGTTCGTCATCTACCTGGCCGCGCTGCAGGGCCTTCGTCCCGAGCTGTCGGAGGCCGCCGAGATCGACGGCGCGAGCGGATGGACCCGATTCCGCCGAGTCCTGTTGCCCCAGTTGCGACCCACCACCTTCTTCCTGTCGATCACGGTGATGCTCAATTCCCTGCAGGTGTTCGACATCATCAACGTGATGACCCGCGGAGGCCCGCTCGGGACCGGAACGACCACGATGGTCTACCAGGTCTACAACGAGTCGTTCCGCAACTTCCGGGCCGGTTACGGTGCGACCGTCGCGACCGTCATGTTCCTCGTCCTGCTCGCCGTCACCGTCTACCAGGTGCGCGTGATGGATCGGGGTGAGCGGTCGTGA
- a CDS encoding YnfA family protein has product MTVTRSILLFVLAALFEIGGAWLVWQGIREHRGWLWVGAGMVALGIYGLVATLQPDANFGRILAAYGGVFVAGSLLWAVVMDGFRPDRYDIIGAAICLCGVGVIMYAR; this is encoded by the coding sequence ATGACCGTGACCCGTTCGATCCTGCTGTTCGTCCTGGCCGCGCTGTTCGAGATCGGCGGCGCCTGGCTGGTGTGGCAGGGGATCCGCGAGCATCGCGGCTGGTTGTGGGTGGGCGCCGGCATGGTGGCGCTCGGCATCTACGGACTCGTCGCGACGCTGCAGCCCGACGCCAACTTCGGGCGCATCCTGGCCGCATACGGCGGCGTGTTCGTCGCCGGGTCGCTGCTGTGGGCGGTGGTGATGGACGGGTTCCGCCCCGACCGGTACGACATCATCGGCGCGGCGATCTGCCTGTGCGGCGTCGGCGTGATCATGTACGCGCGGTAG
- a CDS encoding M13 family metallopeptidase, giving the protein MTTAQHSGIDLTHLDPGTRPQDDLFVHVNGKWLDEYEIPADRAVDGAFRTLYDKAEEDVRTLIQEASASGAAPGTDAQKIGDLYSSFMDADAAEAAGIAPIADELASVANAANLSELAGIVGRLQRTGVGGAIGQYVDTDAKNSARYLVHFTQSGIGLPDESYYREDNYAEVRDAYRAHIRKMFELAGVEYDAQRVFDLETKLAAGHWDVVKRRDAELSYNLVTRGDLQSRHGGFDWAAWFSGLEATPEQLAEIVVRQPSFVEALTELWTSQPIEDWKAWATWRVLHSRAPYLTEAIVAEDFAFYGKTLSGTQENRERWKRGVSLVQDLLGEAVGKLYVERHFPPESKARMQELVANLQEAYRRNISDLEWMSPQTRQAALAKLEKFTPKIGYPDKWRDYSAVEIDPADLVGNYRSGYAADHDRDIAKLGGPVDRDEWFMTPQTVNAYYNPGMNEIVFPAAILQPPFFDADADDAANYGGIGAVIGHEIGHGFDDQGAKYDGDGNMVDWWTDDDRTEFGKRTKALIEQYNEFEPKDLPGHHVNGEFTIGENIGDLGGLSIALAAYRIATEGADAPVLDELTGLQRVFFGWAQVWRTKARNEEAIRRLAVDPHSPPEFRCNGVIRNLDSFHEAFDVKPGDELYLDPDKRVNIW; this is encoded by the coding sequence ATGACGACTGCGCAGCATTCCGGCATCGACCTCACCCATCTCGACCCGGGCACCCGCCCGCAGGACGACCTGTTCGTGCACGTCAACGGCAAGTGGCTGGACGAGTACGAGATCCCCGCCGACCGGGCGGTGGACGGCGCGTTCCGCACGCTGTACGACAAGGCGGAGGAGGACGTGCGGACGCTGATCCAGGAGGCGTCCGCGTCCGGCGCGGCGCCCGGCACCGACGCGCAGAAGATCGGTGACCTGTACTCGAGCTTCATGGACGCCGACGCCGCCGAGGCGGCCGGGATCGCCCCGATCGCCGACGAACTGGCCTCCGTCGCGAACGCCGCGAACCTGAGCGAGCTCGCCGGGATCGTCGGACGCCTGCAGCGCACGGGTGTCGGCGGCGCGATCGGCCAGTACGTCGACACCGATGCCAAGAACTCGGCCCGCTACCTGGTGCACTTCACACAGTCCGGGATCGGGTTGCCCGACGAGTCGTACTACCGCGAGGACAACTACGCCGAGGTGCGCGACGCGTACCGCGCGCACATCCGGAAGATGTTCGAACTCGCCGGTGTCGAGTACGACGCGCAGCGCGTCTTCGACCTCGAGACCAAGCTCGCGGCCGGACACTGGGACGTCGTCAAGCGCCGCGACGCCGAGCTCAGCTACAACCTCGTCACGCGCGGCGACCTGCAGTCCCGGCACGGCGGATTCGACTGGGCCGCCTGGTTTTCCGGCCTCGAGGCCACCCCCGAGCAGCTGGCCGAGATCGTCGTCCGCCAGCCCAGCTTCGTCGAGGCGCTCACCGAGCTGTGGACGTCGCAGCCGATCGAGGACTGGAAGGCGTGGGCCACGTGGCGCGTCCTGCACTCGCGGGCCCCGTACCTGACCGAGGCCATCGTGGCGGAGGACTTCGCGTTCTACGGCAAGACGCTCAGCGGCACGCAGGAGAATCGTGAGCGTTGGAAGCGCGGCGTCTCGCTGGTACAGGACCTCCTCGGCGAGGCGGTCGGCAAGCTGTACGTCGAGCGGCACTTCCCGCCGGAGTCCAAGGCCCGGATGCAGGAGTTGGTCGCGAACCTGCAGGAGGCGTACCGCCGCAACATCTCCGACCTCGAGTGGATGAGCCCGCAGACCCGGCAGGCCGCGCTGGCGAAGCTCGAGAAGTTCACCCCGAAGATCGGCTACCCGGACAAGTGGCGGGACTACTCGGCCGTCGAGATCGACCCGGCGGATCTGGTGGGCAACTATCGCAGCGGGTACGCCGCGGACCACGACCGCGACATCGCCAAGCTCGGCGGCCCCGTGGACCGCGACGAGTGGTTCATGACGCCGCAGACGGTCAACGCGTACTACAACCCGGGCATGAACGAGATCGTCTTCCCCGCAGCGATTCTGCAGCCGCCGTTCTTCGACGCCGACGCCGACGACGCCGCCAACTACGGTGGCATCGGCGCCGTCATCGGACACGAGATCGGCCACGGCTTCGACGACCAGGGCGCCAAGTACGACGGCGACGGCAACATGGTCGACTGGTGGACCGACGACGACCGCACCGAGTTCGGCAAGCGCACCAAGGCACTCATCGAGCAGTACAACGAGTTCGAGCCCAAGGACCTGCCCGGCCATCACGTCAACGGCGAGTTCACGATCGGCGAGAACATCGGCGACCTCGGCGGTCTGTCGATCGCGCTCGCGGCCTACCGGATCGCGACCGAGGGCGCCGACGCCCCCGTGCTCGACGAGCTCACCGGCCTGCAGCGCGTGTTCTTCGGCTGGGCGCAGGTGTGGCGGACCAAGGCCCGCAACGAGGAAGCGATCCGACGGCTGGCCGTCGATCCGCACTCGCCGCCGGAGTTCCGCTGCAACGGCGTGATCCGCAACCTGGACAGCTTCCACGAGGCGTTCGACGTCAAGCCCGGTGACGAGCTGTACCTGGATCCGGACAAGCGCGTCAATATCTGGTAG
- a CDS encoding intradiol ring-cleavage dioxygenase, with protein sequence MNKDVELSRQRISRRRALALGGTISLGGLIAACSNGGGSGSSATAPATAAASGGTVDAQLLALLDQAPRCVMAVEETQGPYWFDVDSIRNDIREDRPGLELNLAMRVQDLTNCSPDGSATGVANAVVEIWHCDAGGVYSGFESGSQAANQGGGMGGGMGGGMGRPPQGGPGGGMGMGGSGETSDGSYSVGDQEATTTDDGTYLRGAQTTDADGIVKFTTVFPGWYTGRTVHIHLKVHIDKKTVLTTQLFFDDTFTDEILSTVSPYTDHTGRDTRNASDGIFDEAGLMATSRQSDRVLAAINLGIDA encoded by the coding sequence GTGAACAAAGACGTGGAACTGAGCCGCCAACGGATCAGCCGGCGACGGGCGCTCGCCCTGGGCGGGACGATCAGCCTGGGCGGGCTGATCGCCGCGTGCAGTAACGGCGGCGGCTCCGGCTCCTCTGCCACCGCCCCCGCGACCGCTGCCGCGTCGGGCGGCACTGTCGACGCCCAGTTGCTGGCGCTGCTCGACCAGGCACCGCGGTGCGTCATGGCGGTCGAGGAGACGCAGGGCCCGTACTGGTTCGACGTCGACTCCATCCGCAACGACATCCGTGAGGACCGTCCCGGTCTGGAGCTGAACCTCGCGATGCGCGTCCAGGATCTGACGAACTGCAGCCCGGACGGCAGTGCGACCGGTGTCGCGAACGCCGTCGTCGAGATCTGGCACTGCGACGCCGGCGGCGTCTACTCCGGTTTCGAGTCCGGCTCGCAGGCCGCCAACCAGGGCGGCGGCATGGGTGGCGGCATGGGTGGCGGCATGGGCCGGCCGCCGCAGGGCGGCCCGGGCGGCGGTATGGGCATGGGCGGTTCCGGCGAGACGTCCGACGGCTCGTACAGCGTCGGCGACCAGGAGGCCACCACCACCGACGACGGCACCTACCTGCGCGGCGCCCAGACCACCGATGCCGACGGGATCGTCAAGTTCACGACCGTCTTCCCCGGCTGGTACACGGGCCGGACCGTGCACATCCACCTCAAGGTGCACATCGACAAGAAAACGGTGCTCACCACCCAGCTGTTCTTCGACGACACCTTCACCGACGAGATCCTCTCCACCGTCTCGCCGTACACCGACCACACCGGTCGCGACACCCGCAACGCCTCCGACGGCATCTTCGACGAGGCCGGTCTGATGGCCACGTCGCGGCAGTCCGATCGGGTCCTCGCCGCGATCAACCTCGGTATCGACGCCTGA
- a CDS encoding ABC transporter substrate-binding protein: protein MAHINRRGFLGLTGALAAGAALTACAGSGSGSGSSDSSASGSGGTNTITFWSNHPGKSQDVERELIKRFEAKYPDLKVDLVDGGKNYEEVSQKFNAALSGGALPDVVVLSDVWWFNYALTGAIEPLDPLFGEVGVNTSDYVDSLLADYLFQGKHYALPYARSTPIFYYNKQIWSQAGLPDRGPATWQEFDQWGPELQRVVGGGKLAHGWGDAKNYLGWTYEGPIWTFGGAYSDQWTLKFDDPRTIEAGNFLRDMVFGKKYAAVSSDIANEFAAGILASTIASTGDLSGIKKTAAFDFGTAFLPASDGRPGCPTGGAGLAIPSRISDDRKKNALKFIDFITNTENTAYFSQNVGYMPVRKSSVEEPSMKAFLDANPNSRTAVEQLAHTRSQDYARVFVPGGDQVIGTGLEQIALQNADVKSTFASVAAQLQQTIDRQIAPKLPQ, encoded by the coding sequence ATGGCACACATCAACCGTCGCGGATTCCTCGGACTGACCGGGGCACTCGCGGCCGGGGCCGCCCTCACCGCGTGCGCGGGTTCGGGATCGGGTTCCGGCTCGTCGGATTCGAGCGCGTCCGGGTCGGGCGGGACGAACACGATCACGTTCTGGTCCAACCATCCCGGCAAGTCGCAGGACGTGGAGCGGGAACTGATCAAGCGCTTCGAGGCGAAGTACCCCGACCTGAAGGTCGATCTCGTGGACGGCGGCAAGAACTACGAGGAGGTCTCGCAGAAGTTCAACGCCGCACTGTCGGGCGGTGCGCTTCCGGACGTCGTCGTGCTGTCCGACGTCTGGTGGTTCAACTACGCGCTGACCGGGGCGATCGAGCCGCTCGATCCGCTGTTCGGCGAGGTGGGTGTGAACACGTCCGACTACGTCGACTCGCTGCTCGCCGACTACCTGTTCCAGGGCAAGCACTACGCGCTGCCGTACGCCCGTTCCACCCCGATCTTCTACTACAACAAGCAGATCTGGTCGCAGGCCGGGCTGCCCGACCGCGGTCCCGCGACGTGGCAGGAGTTCGACCAGTGGGGCCCCGAACTGCAGCGTGTGGTGGGTGGCGGCAAGCTCGCGCACGGGTGGGGTGACGCCAAGAACTACCTGGGCTGGACGTACGAGGGCCCGATCTGGACCTTCGGTGGTGCCTACTCCGATCAGTGGACGCTGAAGTTCGACGATCCCAGGACGATCGAGGCCGGGAACTTCCTGCGCGACATGGTCTTCGGCAAGAAGTATGCAGCGGTGTCGAGTGACATCGCGAACGAGTTCGCCGCCGGGATCCTCGCCTCGACGATCGCGTCGACCGGTGACCTGTCGGGCATCAAGAAGACCGCGGCGTTCGACTTCGGCACCGCGTTCCTGCCGGCGTCCGACGGCCGACCCGGCTGCCCCACGGGCGGTGCCGGGCTGGCGATCCCGTCGCGCATCTCCGACGACCGGAAGAAGAACGCGCTGAAGTTCATCGACTTCATCACCAACACCGAGAACACGGCGTACTTCTCGCAGAACGTCGGCTACATGCCGGTGCGCAAGTCGTCCGTGGAGGAGCCGTCGATGAAGGCGTTCCTGGATGCGAACCCCAACTCGCGCACGGCCGTCGAACAGTTGGCGCACACGCGGTCGCAGGACTACGCCCGCGTGTTCGTCCCGGGTGGCGACCAGGTCATCGGCACCGGACTCGAGCAGATCGCGCTGCAGAACGCCGACGTGAAGTCCACGTTCGCGTCCGTCGCAGCGCAGCTGCAGCAGACGATCGACCGGCAGATCGCCCCGAAGCTGCCCCAGTAG
- a CDS encoding ABC transporter ATP-binding protein, with protein sequence MAHVQFSAVTHRYPGGERPAVDRLDLDIADGEFVVLVGPSGCGKSTSLRMLAGLESVETGHIRIGGADVTGLAPKARDVAMVFQNYALYPNMTVAENMGFALRNAGVNKTERTARVLEAARMLELEPLLGRKPAKLSGGQRQRVAMGRAIVRHPAVFCMDEPLSNLDAKLRVSTRAQISGLQRRLGTTTVYVTHDQVEAMTMGDRVAVMCDGRLQQIARPRELYDDPVNTFVAGFIGSPGMSLLEAPVEGTTAVLGDLRVPLPASARGEDRVVVGVRPESWTLVGEWRKGSLTVVAELFEELGAESFVHAVNADPTDETWSSKGGRVVVRVDRKVSVSAGERLHLLPKLDEIRFFSAYSGERLR encoded by the coding sequence ATGGCACACGTGCAGTTCTCGGCGGTCACCCACCGCTACCCGGGCGGCGAGCGGCCCGCAGTGGACCGACTCGACCTCGACATCGCCGACGGCGAGTTCGTCGTCCTCGTCGGACCGTCCGGGTGCGGAAAATCCACGAGCCTGCGGATGCTCGCCGGTCTCGAATCCGTCGAGACGGGCCACATCCGCATCGGCGGTGCGGACGTGACGGGGCTGGCGCCGAAAGCGCGCGATGTCGCCATGGTCTTCCAGAACTATGCGCTCTACCCGAACATGACCGTCGCCGAGAACATGGGCTTCGCGCTGCGCAACGCCGGGGTGAACAAGACCGAGCGCACCGCGCGCGTCCTCGAAGCCGCGCGGATGCTCGAACTCGAGCCGCTGCTGGGCCGCAAGCCCGCCAAGCTGTCGGGCGGGCAGCGGCAGCGCGTCGCGATGGGGCGGGCGATCGTCCGGCACCCGGCGGTGTTCTGCATGGACGAGCCGCTGTCCAATCTCGACGCGAAGCTCCGGGTGAGCACCCGCGCCCAGATCTCCGGGCTGCAGCGCCGGCTGGGTACGACGACCGTCTACGTCACCCACGACCAGGTCGAGGCGATGACGATGGGCGATCGGGTGGCGGTGATGTGCGACGGCCGACTGCAGCAGATCGCCCGCCCGCGCGAGCTGTACGACGATCCGGTCAACACGTTCGTCGCCGGTTTCATCGGATCACCCGGGATGAGTCTGCTCGAGGCGCCGGTCGAGGGGACCACCGCGGTGCTCGGGGATCTGCGCGTGCCGCTGCCGGCGTCGGCGCGCGGGGAGGACCGCGTCGTCGTCGGGGTGCGCCCGGAGTCGTGGACCCTGGTGGGGGAGTGGCGCAAGGGCTCGCTCACGGTGGTCGCGGAGTTGTTCGAGGAACTCGGCGCCGAATCGTTCGTCCACGCGGTGAACGCCGACCCCACTGACGAGACCTGGTCCAGCAAGGGCGGACGGGTCGTCGTCCGCGTGGACCGGAAGGTGTCGGTGAGCGCCGGCGAGCGGCTGCATCTGCTGCCGAAGCTCGACGAGATCCGGTTCTTCTCGGCGTACTCGGGCGAGCGGCTGCGCTGA
- a CDS encoding L,D-transpeptidase, translated as MTGKSIAGHGSRTRRWFARAAALVVGATAAGAVLVGPAQAAPLFPGGPEIPGFQMPTFELPRVELPQIPTPPLQLPPGFDLPPEVRAVLPPGSLMPATPAVAPIGPADFSAPSLNPAPGEVVGIAQPIIIRFNEAVGDRAVAERAIRVTTNPPVAGHFYWINDSQVRWKPEQFWPANIQVSVDAGDSHSTFSIGDALVTVADDNTKQITVTRNGEVVKTMPTSLGKPGHETPNGTYIVGEKFRDMYMDSSTYGVPIDAPEGYRTYVEYATRISYSGIFVHAAPWSVQQQGHSNVSHGCLNVSTEDGKWFYENAKKGDPVIVQNTAGGILSGSDGLGDWNR; from the coding sequence ATGACCGGGAAGTCGATCGCAGGACACGGTTCGAGGACCCGGCGCTGGTTCGCCCGCGCCGCAGCCCTCGTCGTCGGAGCCACCGCGGCAGGTGCCGTGCTGGTGGGGCCGGCGCAGGCCGCGCCGCTGTTCCCCGGCGGACCCGAGATCCCGGGCTTCCAGATGCCGACCTTCGAGCTGCCGCGGGTGGAGCTGCCCCAGATCCCGACGCCGCCTCTGCAGCTCCCGCCCGGATTCGACCTGCCGCCGGAGGTGCGGGCGGTGCTGCCCCCGGGCTCGCTCATGCCGGCCACGCCCGCCGTCGCCCCGATCGGCCCGGCGGACTTCTCGGCGCCGTCGCTCAATCCCGCACCGGGTGAGGTGGTGGGCATCGCGCAACCGATCATCATCCGGTTCAACGAGGCCGTCGGCGACCGCGCCGTCGCCGAGCGGGCCATCCGGGTCACCACGAATCCGCCGGTTGCCGGACACTTCTACTGGATCAACGACAGCCAGGTGCGGTGGAAGCCGGAACAGTTCTGGCCGGCGAACATCCAGGTGAGCGTCGACGCCGGTGATTCGCACTCGACGTTCTCGATCGGCGACGCCCTGGTCACCGTCGCGGACGACAACACCAAGCAGATCACCGTCACCCGCAACGGTGAGGTGGTCAAGACGATGCCGACGTCGCTCGGCAAGCCCGGTCACGAGACGCCGAACGGCACGTACATCGTGGGCGAGAAGTTCCGCGACATGTACATGGACTCGTCCACGTACGGTGTGCCGATCGACGCCCCCGAGGGCTACCGCACGTACGTCGAGTACGCGACCCGAATCTCCTACAGCGGCATCTTCGTTCACGCGGCGCCGTGGTCGGTGCAACAGCAGGGACACAGCAATGTCAGCCACGGCTGCCTCAACGTCAGCACCGAGGACGGCAAGTGGTTCTACGAGAACGCGAAGAAGGGTGACCCGGTGATCGTGCAGAACACCGCCGGCGGCATCCTCAGTGGCAGCGACGGACTGGGTGACTGGAACCGCTGA